Below is a genomic region from Salvelinus sp. IW2-2015 linkage group LG18, ASM291031v2, whole genome shotgun sequence.
aagacccatttgtgaccaagctttaacttcatgactgatgtcttcagatgttgcttcaatatagccacttAATTTTCATACCTRatgatgccatctattttgtgaagtgcaccagtccctcctgcagcaaagcacccccacaacatgatgctgccacccctgtgcttcacggttgggatggtgttcttcggcttgcaagcttccccctttttactccaaacataatgatggtcattatggccaaacagttctatttttgtttcatcagaccagagggcatttctccaaaaagtatgatctttgtccccatgtgcagctgcaaatcgtagtctggcttttttatggcggttttggagcagtggcttcttccttgctgagcggccttttaggttatgtcgatataggactcgttttactgtggatatagatacttttgtacctgtttcctccagcatcttcacaaggtcatttgctgttattctgggattgatttgcactttttgcactttttgcaccaaagtacgttcatctctaggagacagaactccttcctgagcggtatgatgactgcgtggtcccatggtgtttatacttgcgtactattgtttgtacagatgaacgtggtacattcaggcatttgtaaattgctcccaaggatgaaccagacttgaggtcttggctgatttcttttgattgtcccatgatgtcaagaaaataaGCACTGTgtttgaagctaggccttgaaataRatccacaggtacacctgcaattgactcaaatgatgtcaattagcctatcaaaagcttctaaagccttgacatcattttctggaattttccaagctgtttaaaagcacagtcaacttagtgtatgtaaacttctgactcactggaattgtgatacagtgaattataagtgaaataatctgtttgtaaacaattgttagaaaaattacttgtgtcatgcacaaagtagatgtcctaaccgacttgctaaaactatagtttgttaacaagaaatttgtggagtggttgaaaaattagttttaatgactccaacctaagtgtatgtaaacttcRYacttcaactgtatatatatWttttttttacacacaattatatgggggattggaaatgatgcagagaattacattgatggaagctacaatctatctgcaatattaaagctgatcccctaaaaaataaaataatctcccTTAAAGTTCTCGCCTCCCCCTACACTGCTTCKCTTTGGACTGCTCCAACAGACATCTACCCTGCccccaccccaatggacattaatatcatgctgaatagccaccactactCCCACCCCCTGCTCAAGGCTCCCGAGTTGGTCTAAGgaactgcgtctcagtgctagaggcgtcactacagacaccctgtttcaaatccaggctgtatcacaaccggccgtgattgggagtcccatagggcggcgcacaattggcccagcgtcgtccgggtttggccggtgtaggccatcattgtaaataagaatttattcttaactgacttgcctagttaaataaaggttaaataaaaataataactaaatgtggaaaagtcaaggggtcggaatactttccgaaggcactgtatatagatacTCATACAGACgagggagaggttgagggagaggtttttaaCCTGGCACCACACCGTCAGAGTGCCAACCTCTTCCCTGTAGAGGATTGAGTGTgtctgggagggaggaggtgatgtactgaagtctttgactagcctcttgcagcacttcatgatgactgatgtgagtgctacgggtcggtagtcattcagttactttccctttatTGGGCCCTCTGGGCCACCATAATCACAATGTtcttcaactggtcgttcagtacagtaGGCTACCGTTTCAGTTGAATTAAACGTTGCACCATGTTCTGTCTACTAAAACGCCCCAGCACTCTATGATATAATTGGTCAGCCATGTTGCCTGTTACACCTCTTTTTACTGCAGTGTGCATAAATTATACACTCTCTTTTGAAATCAATGTAGATCAGCATGCTGAGTTAGTAGTACCTTATAATTCAGTGTTTTATTCAACACATTCATCTTTTTGGRGACAATGACAACAACACTGGAAAGTGATTACACTGTTTCCCCACAGAGGCCATGTGTATCACTGAGATGTCCATGATGATGGCATgctggaagcagaacaactttgCCGATGCCCTGTGTTCCAATGAAATGCAGTCCTTCTACAAGTGTGTTGAGAAGCCCAGATACGGTTCTGCTTCTCACAGTGTACCGGAAATCCTTGCTCCAGGCTTATTACACACACTCTCCCGACCCCCTGTTGTTTTAATCTAGGTCAACATtgttatattaaacattttattagGATACAAGGTAATCAGGCAGCATGGTTAACATGGTTTTCTATGGCGTTTCCTGGCTTGGGAGGAGTCATAACAAAAAATCTTCCCCTAGGCCTGTTTCCTTGAAGGTCTTCCCTCCTGTTTTGCTTTTGTTTTCCATTCTTCCACAATTTCCCTTCCTCAGCTGAGGTMCCCAGCTACCGCATGCTACTATAGCACTGCATGGATGGATGACAAGTCTTTGGCTAAATTACGCTTTCAGTTTAGTGTCAACAAGGAAGtacaacattatttacaaatgtGAATAAATAGCTCAAAGCCGTTATGCTTTCAATTTAATTAGTATTGAATGAGGCAATGCATTTTCTTTAACAGTTTTTGTCAAAATGTATTTCCTCACAGATTGCAGTGAAAGCCATATCAGAGCAACACATCATTGGCCAAGGGGGATGCCTTCAACCAAAACAAGCCACTACCCTGCTGAAGTGACACCCCAAATTACACAAATAAATCTAGTACTACCACCAGCCCTACTACTAAGATGTGTTCATTGACTCAGGTTGTTGGCCAAagactatttatatatatatgtcatacactaccggtcaaaagttttagaagacctactcattcaagggtttttctttatttttactattttctacattgtagaataatagtgaagacatcaaaactatgaaataacacatatgtagtaaccaaaaaagtgttaaacaaatcaaaatatattttacatttgagattcttcaaatagccaccctttgccttgatgacagctttgcacactctatgcattctctcaaccagcttcacctggaatgcttttccaactgtcttgaaggagttcccacatatgctgagcacttgttggctgcttttcctttactctgtggtccgactcatcccaaaacatctcaatttggttgaggtcgggtgattgtggaggccaggtcatctgatgcagcactccatcactcaccttggtaaaatagcccttacacacagcctggaggtgtgttgggtcattgtccgattgaaaaacaaatgatagtcacacaaaccccaaaccagatgggatggcgtatcgccgcagaatgctgttgtaggcTGGtgcttccattcctgtggcggtcctcatgagagccagtttcatcatagtgctggatggtttttgcaactgcactttttTTCATCGTATTTCCGTattgtctgaccttcatgtcttaaagtaatgatggactgtcgtttctcattgcttatttgagctgttcttgccataatatggacttggtattttaccaaatacggctatcttctgtataccccccctaccttgtcacaacacaactgattggcaagaaattccagaaatttacttttaagaaggcacacctgttaattgaaatgcattccaggtgactacctcatgaagctggttgagagaatgccaagattgtgcaaagctgtcatcaaggcaaagggtgcctatttgaagaatctcaaatatYaaatattttttgatttgtttaacacttttttgttactacatgattccatatgtMTTATTTCATAGTMttgatgtcttcactattgttctacaatgtYgaaaatagtaaaaataaagaaaaacccttgaatgagtaggtattctaaaacttttgaccccCCCACACAGAAACATCAAGTTCCACCGATGCCAGACGTGATAAATCAACAAACTGGGCTgcagatacacttcttgtgattGCTATGTTTAATTGAGTATGCTGTTATAGATCATCTAAAACAGTACAAAATGGCTTCAGTCACAAAAGAAGGTTCCTACGAATATAACTTCACTCACTGTCTGTAATATTTTGAAAAGCATTTTCATTAGGCTTTCAGTTATTGCTATATTATTACATGACTATATTAATATTACATGTATTACTACTTTACTTTTTATGATGCGCTACCAATTCACATTTCTCATAACAATCAAGGACATTTGTTTTCGTAACTTACTTGACATGATATTGGGTGTGACCTGGATGAAATACTGTGACTGACTGTTAACCCAGTATCTTGAGTTGACTCCCATAAAAATGATCGCAATAATTCCATACTGTACAGTGGTTGCTAATGATATGAAGATATTATTAGTGACCTGTGCAGTATTGAATTATTGTTCTTTTGTTGCTCATCTTCTCTGGCGTGCACTATAACTCGATGATCACCTCAATAGAATACCTACTTTGAGTTTCCAATGGATCACTCAAATGTAATTTGAAACACTCCTGATATAGTTGAACATTCTAGCTATTCTGCATTATTGGCCAATTTGCCAGATAGGATTACATGCCGGGAAGTAAAGCCCATTGCTGGTCATAGTCACACAGGTATTGAAAATTGCATTAAGATGACTGAGGTGCCAAGAAAATATCTCATTGGCTGACTAACGTCTACTGTAGTTTCAGCTCCAGCTGCATTACCTTATAACTCATACATTGTTTCCGTTTTCTAATCTTAAACCCCTCCCTTAGTCCTTTTGATTCAGGCACTTTTTTCTATATTACGCTAATGATGTTTGAAGTCAGCATTAGGATGTTGGATGCACTTATGCTTTGTCTGCCGTCCAGGAAACGGCTAAATCCGATGTCAGATTTGGGTATTTTAAGTATTTCCATATTAGGCTGCCCCTCATTATGAAGAGAACCATTGCCATCCTGCCCCACCATTTCCTCACCCTCCTTGTAATTTCCTGCTAAACGCCTAGACTGAAAAAGAAATGCTGTCCTTTGCCATTAGCAGTGCAGATGGGTTTGATCACACTACCACAAAATATCAATTCACTATAtatacagtgaacaaaaatataaatgcaacatgcaacaatttataagattttactgagttacagttcatataaggaaatcagtcaactgaaataaattgattaggccctaatctatggatttcacatgactgggaacacagatatgcatctgttggtcacagataccttaaaaaaaatggccctacaatgggcctcaggatctcgtcatggtatctctgtgcattcaaattgccgtcgATAAGATGCAATTGGGTTCGTTGTCCGttgcttattcctgcccataccataatcccaccgccaccatggggcactctgttcacaacattgacatcagcaaaccgctcgctcacATGACACCGATGttctgctaaattctctaaaacgttggaggcggcttatggtagagaaattaacattaaattcactTGCAACAACTCTCAacaacattcctgcagtcagcatggcaattgcacgctccctcaacttgagacatctgtgacattgtgttgtgtgacaactgcacattttagagttgccttttattgtcgccagcacaaggtgcacctgtgtaattataatgctgtttaatcagcttattgatatgccacacccatcaggtggatggattatcttggcaaaggagaaatgctcactaacagggatgtaaacaaatttgtgaacaacattttgagagaaataagcttattGTGCTTAGGGTACATTTCTGGGATTWattttttcagctcatgaaacatgggaccaacacctaaCATGTTGCYtttatatttttgttcagtgtatttatgtTATAACTATGAAACAGTACAGGACTGGATTGCTTTCCTTTATTTCTATATTTCTGTACTTAGACTGGCAGTCATTTTAAGTTATAGTATTGAAGCATGGAAAAGGATCAAGGCCACCTATCACAACATGCTGACCTTGGCTTAGACATTACGAGAATATTGTAGACCAGTTACAAAAGTTGACCTTTCTCCTGTTCTTAGACTGTGTGTTGCCTGGTATCCAAATCTATATTCATAAAAATTTGACTATATTTACTTTAGACTGACACCCCGAAAATAATGAACAGTCCAAGTCCAAGAGGCAACTCAATAGGTCCTTTGAAGATCATATCAGAATCTAAAAGGCCTTTCCCCTTTTGTTTGGCCRGCTTTGATTCCTTGTTAAGACCAGAATAGAACTTCAGAAAATAATCAGCTGTTTCAATAGGATATAAGAAAAAAATGGGCTATCTTTGACATCTCTTAAAAGGTTGCCAGCAGAGCATCACAGACTCCCAAGTTGCacagaaatatttaaaaaatcctttGAGGAGATGTTGATTTTATCATGCTCATGTTGTGTACccgtctgaatatttatgttggAATGCCAGAGAAAACAGTGGTGCCCCTTAAGTAGGACTAATCACGCCTTGGTCAGTGAGAAACAAATTCTAAATCCTTTAAAGCCATGTTTgaaaatagcctataggcctatactaGAAGTACATCTCATGATCTCTTATTTGTTATAATAACGATAATTTTCTTACTAATGGTGAGAAGGTCAGTTGTGGTTGGTTTTTTAAGATCTGTATTAAAAACATGTTTCTATTAAGTATGCTGTAGGTCAWTGGCAGTCAGTGCCYTTTAAGATGAGGSAGGACAYTTTGTTTTTcaggagcatggccttatttctattacagtatattggatgactcattcgtattccattcacccatacaacctagcctatgaattaaagtttacaaggTAGGTGCACACAGATCGAGAGacacatttgaggtgacagacagtgacattcaataccgcctagCAACACTCTTGCCTgtatctagctgatatagggtgtaatcattattccaacagttgcaaacaagagtttctattggacaaattcaggtatgtttatccccattttgttccgtttgcttccatttaagaaacgtttttcaacagaattggcagaatgaatacaRCCCTGATGACGAgtaaacagttcactttcatagcagccacgttgtattccttctcacatctatgcgctctcctctcacctcttcccttcgcaTGTYgacttcaatgcacaacacttCAGCTCTATGTGACccgccaaaccgctacacacagcctacatcgttgtcaccatattagctaaaataacatcatagtcagcatagctaatagagcTAACGCGTTAGTACgtccgctacaatcatgcagtaacgttacagtgtacagtRagttagcagttacaccggcaggccRCGGTGGCAAAAAATgtgtaataccaaaagcttaccttgacttggaagagttccagtgtcgtgttggaaagtcatagccagctagctaacatagcatccctctgtttgagcagaaTGTTTCAGTAGACTGTACTAACtatctgcatttgctagctaagtaagtgaaactgaaagtgaaaaaaaatgataATCTCTCTATTTCMCTCTTGCTTCTTCATTTTGYAATAAATMAATTTGTTCAAAACTGGTGAActattgtctttttctttttgaGTCAACCACTCACCACATATTATAGACTGCAGTGCTAGcagtctgtagcttatgctttcattactagattcattctctaaaCCTTTGATTGGtcggacaacatgtcagttcatgctgcaagagctctggtaggctggaggacgtcctcccaaagttgtcataattactgtgtaagtctatagaagggggtgagaaccatgagcctcctaagttTTGTGTTGAAGTCACTGTAcctagaggaggacggaagctagctgtcctccggctacaccatggtgctaccctccagagtgctgctgaggctactgtagacctttgcaaaatagtgttttaatcaatgatttagtgacgtgattatatttagtataattttatctaaaaattataactttttaaatgttttaccatttacATTTTATGAAATGTCCTCCTCTGAGGAGTCTCCACTGCTGTAGGTGTAGGTCACACTACCACACAGAAGGAAAAAAAATATCATACGTTTATCAAATTCGGACACACCTTTAACAGTTACTGATAAAACATAGCCAAAAGGCGTAGTCTATTTCAAACTCTAAAATTAGTCCAGAGCTAACAAATTCAAAATAATCTGTAGTTGACAAGcaggcatatacagtatatgggtcCAACATATCAGACAACCTGGCTTTTAAGTAAGCTCTGTGCATTAGGCTATACTGTTGCTGCCAACATGTGTTCATATGGCTTCAAAGTCTCATAAAATGTTTCCACTGTTGTCTCGGGTTGTGAGCAGTAGCCTAGCTTAGTCTACTCCTGGAACGAATTTAGTGGGAGAATGACTAGTACTAGCCTATTGCCAATTACATATCTGGAGATCTCCATTAGCCAAGTATGGCACAATACCCTTGCCCAAATGAGAGTGCCACAGTGTCATGATCTATGTTATAGAATGTGTTTAGGTCTCGTTACTGCAAGGCAATATACATTTAATTGATCTTCGAGTTTATTTAACTTTCCATGCTATGAAAGCATAAGTTGGAGATMAGTAATTCTATGTTTTTTGCGTTTTGGTGACTGGTTGAAATGACCGTCTACATAAAATCCAGGTGGAACATGTGTCATTAAATTCAGGCATATTCTTGATTTAATATCCAACAGCAATATTAAGTTAGGGGCCTACTCAGCTCAATCAATTATTCATTAATAAAACATGAAACCCTCACTCACCTACCTATCCTCTGAGCGCAGCAACGCCCCTTTACGCAAGTGCAATAGGCCTACAACTAAACCGCGTTGAGCTTGCTGTGTTGTTTATTGTCGACATATCGGCATATGTGGGCCGCGCAGAAGGCGAGAGAGGCGACAGCGTGTTTCTCTCACCGGTGTCTCCTTTCAGTGACACTTCCTCACTAGGGGGTTCGTCATTTATAGTCGAAGCTTGGAGCACAGCTGGTACCCCAGGGTGTGTAATGTCACATAGGAGTTTCGATTATTTAAAGAATATTTTTCCAGACAGAAAAAACAAGCACATCGTCTCATTGTCCCCAGCCTAACTTTGGACGCTCAGTAGCGGGCTCTCTCTGGTCAGTGTCGCTTGCACTCGGGGGCTGGCTGCTTGTTTTGGATATGGGTGAAATCTGCTCAAGGTGCGGGCAATGACACATATAACAGGATGATGGACAAGGACGCTTTAAAAGGAATCTTCACTCTGTCATTTGCATGGTGTTTTCTGGTTTCAGTTTCTGGAGAGGTATGTGTCTATCTTTCATCGTCACTGTGCGTTTTCTGTTTGCGATGGGATARGAATTGACAACAGAAAGGTAAACAGGTGACCATAGATAACCAAATTCTTTACGATTTACATTAATTGGGAATATGTAGGTAGGCTGTAGACTTCGCGTAGTCTATTGGCTATATACTTCGCGTAGCCTGTTGGCTATGTAACATAAACCTATGTGTAATTGCAAAAGGTATGCTGTGCGTGGCACCTTCTCGTGTGCCAGTAAACCCGAATTCTGAGGTTAAACCATCCAAATTGGGCCACACATATTCACCTGAATATTCACTTGAATGTATCATATTAGGCCTGCTCTACTGCTGCAGTGCA
It encodes:
- the LOC111977782 gene encoding small ribosomal subunit protein mS37-like, coding for MAMQGGTALQEEVIRMLSRKQKKLVLKPNKPLSLKDEVANRKIKKGEAMCITEMSMMMACWKQNNFADALCSNEMQSFYKCVEKSQIAVKAISEQHIIGQGGCLQPKQATTLLK